A single window of Solanum dulcamara chromosome 5, daSolDulc1.2, whole genome shotgun sequence DNA harbors:
- the LOC129890158 gene encoding endoglucanase 6-like: MKGFLGSLVFVILVVLPVVFAGHNYGEALSKSFLFYEAQRSGYLPHNQRVQWRGNSGLNDGKASGIDLVGGYYDAGDNVKFGLPMAFTVTMLSWSILEYGRQMAASGELSHAMDAVKWGTDYLLKAHPEPYVLYGEVGDGNTDHYCWQRPEDMTTSRAAYRIDPNHPGSDLAGETAAAMAAASMVFRRYNPGYANELLNHAHQLFEFADKYRGKYDSSITVAQKYYRSVSGYADELLWGAAWLYKASNNQFYLNYLGRNGDALGGTGWSMTEFGWDVKYAGVQTLVAQFLMSGKAGHNAPVFERYQQKAENFMCSCLGKGNRNTQKTPGGLIFRQSWNNMQFVTSAAFLATIYSDYLASAGKYLKCSSGSVSPNELLSFAKSQVDYILGDNPRATSYMVGYGNNYPRQVHHRASSIVSFKVNPSFVSCRGGYATWFSRKASDPNLLTGAIVGGPDAYDNFADQRDNYEQTEPATYNNAPLIGVLARLHAGHSGYNQLLPVVPDPKPTPKPAPRTKVTPAPRPRVLPVPANAHITIQQRATSSWVLNGKTYYRYSAIVTNKSGKTVKNLKLSIFKLYGPLWGLTKYGDSFIFPAWLNSLPAGKSLEFVYIHTASPAIVSVSSYTLV; encoded by the exons ATGAAGGGTTTTCTTGGTTCTCTGGTTTTTGTGATTCTTGTTGTTCTTCCAGTAGTATTTGCTGGGCATAATTATGGTGAAGCTTTGAGTAAGAGCTTTTTGTTTTACGAAGCTCAGAGATCTGGGTATCTTCCTCATAACCAGAGAGTTCAATGGAGGGGTAATTCTGGTCTTAATGATGGAAAAGCTAGTGGG ATTGATTTGGTTGGAGGGTATTATGATGCTGGTGATAATGTGAAATTTGGTTTACCAATGGCATTTACTGTTACAATGTTGTCATGGAGTATTTTGGAATATGGTAGACAAATGGCTGCTAGTGGTGAACTTAGTCATGCCATGGATGCTGTTAAGTGGGGTACTGATTATCTACTCAAAGCTCATCCTGAACCTTATGTTCTCTACGGAGAG GTGGGAGATGGTAATACGGACCATTATTGCTGGCAAAGACCAGAAGATATGACTACATCAAGAGCTGCTTATCGAATCGACCCGAACCACCCCGGGTCGGATCTTGCCGGAGAAACAGCTGCCGCCATGGCGGCTGCTTCCATGGTCTTCCGGCGGTACAACCCTGGTTATGCCAATGAGCTTCTTAATCATGCACATCAG CTGTTCGAGTTTGCTGATAAGTATAGGGGTAAATATGATAGCAGTATTACTGTAGCTCAGAAGTACTACCGATCTGTCAGTGGGTATGCG GATGAATTACTATGGGGAGCAGCATGGTTGTACAAGGcatcaaataatcaattttactTGAATTATTTGGGAAGAAATGGTGATGCCCTTGGTGGAACTGGTTGGTCCATGACTGAATTTGGTTGGGATGTCAAGTATGCTGGTGTCCAAACTCTTGTTGCTCAG TTCTTGATGTCTGGTAAAGCTGGTCACAATGCACCTGTATTTGAGAGGTACCAGCAGAAAGCTGAGAACTTTATGTGTTCATGCCTTGGAAAGGGTAACAGAAATACGCAGAAAACTCCTGGAGGTCTCATCTTCAGGCAGAGTTGGAACAATATGCAATTTGTCACTAGTGCTGCATTCCTTGCCACTATTTATTCTGACTATTTGGCGTCTGCTGGAAAATACCTCAAATGTTCTTCTGGTTCTGTTTCTCCGAATGAGCTCCTCTCATTTGCCAAGTCACAG GTGGACTACATTCTTGGTGACAACCCAAGAGCTACAAGTTACATGGTGGGATATGGAAATAATTATCCGAGACAAGTACACCACAGAGCTTCCTCCATTGTCTCTTTTAAGGTTAATCCTAGTTTTGTTAGCTGCCGGGGAGGCTATGCTACCTGGTTTAGCAGAAAGGCGAGCGATCCTAATCTCCTCACTGGTGCCATTGTTGGTGGACCTGATGCCTATGACAACTTTGCTGATCAAAGAGATAACTATGAGCAAACTGAGCCTGCCACTTACAACAATGCTCCGTTGATCGGAGTGTTGGCAAGACTTCATGCTGGTCACAGCGGTTACAATCAGCTTCTCCCAG TTGTTCCTGACCCAAAGCCAACGCCAAAGCCTGCTCCAAGAACTAAAGTAACTCCAGCTCCAAGGCCAAGAGTACTTCCAGTCCCAG CTAATGCTCATATTACTATTCAACAAAGGGCAACTAGTTCGTGGGTTCTGAATGGGAAGACTTACTACAGATACTCAGCAATTGTAACCAACAAGTCTGGAAAGACGGTTAAGAATTTGAAGCTCTCAATATTCAAGCTCTATGGTCCTCTCTGGGGTCTTACTAAGTACGGTGACTCATTCATCTTCCCAGCTTGGCTTAACTCTTTACCAGCTGGTAAAAGCCTTGAGTTTGTGTACATTCACACTGCTTCACCTGCAATCGTCTCTGTTTCAAGCTACACACTAGTCTAA